A genomic segment from Clostridia bacterium encodes:
- a CDS encoding lytic transglycosylase domain-containing protein — protein sequence MRLRFLKKIAVFIVIFLLAVYLFTSPWFLKNFYPYPYRELLQTNCALYGLDPYFVLAIIKVESRFYSQAHSRAGALGLMQIMPTTGNWIASQMGWPEFSEAMLLEPDYNLPLGIWYLAYLKERFAGNQLKVIAAYNAGVNRVTNWLNKGIWSGQIKDLAQIPFPETRRYVERVLFNYQLYQYIYLRN from the coding sequence TTGCGGCTTAGGTTTTTAAAAAAAATAGCTGTTTTTATAGTAATTTTTTTGTTGGCAGTTTACCTTTTTACTAGTCCCTGGTTTTTAAAAAATTTTTATCCCTATCCTTACCGCGAATTACTTCAAACAAATTGTGCCCTTTATGGGTTAGATCCTTATTTTGTTTTAGCCATTATTAAGGTGGAAAGTCGTTTTTACAGTCAAGCACATTCACGGGCTGGGGCATTAGGTTTAATGCAGATAATGCCCACAACGGGAAATTGGATTGCTTCCCAAATGGGTTGGCCTGAATTTTCGGAAGCAATGCTTTTGGAACCAGATTATAATTTACCTTTAGGTATTTGGTATTTAGCTTATTTAAAAGAACGTTTTGCAGGTAATCAATTAAAAGTAATTGCTGCTTATAATGCTGGGGTTAATCGGGTGACTAATTGGTTGAATAAAGGAATTTGGTCTGGTCAAATCAAGGATTTGGCACAAATACCTTTTCCTGAAACCCGCAGATATGTGGAAAGGGTTTTATTTAATTACCAAT
- a CDS encoding dephospho-CoA kinase, whose amino-acid sequence MRIIGLTGGIAAGKSTISHYLREWGAVIIDTDILARELVVPYSAAWQEIVKHFGEDILTPNGYLKRKRLGEIIFKSAGQRRVLNEILHPQIKERTLQLLSFYRQKKVPLVILVAPLLIEAEMMDLVDEIWLVAVPEKLQLKRLQERDNLSEKEALDRIRAQLPLKEKLKYAAQVIDNSGTESETRQKVLTLWKKTIKQV is encoded by the coding sequence ATGCGGATAATTGGTTTAACCGGTGGGATAGCCGCAGGGAAAAGCACCATTTCTCATTATTTACGTGAATGGGGAGCGGTAATTATTGATACCGATATTTTAGCCCGTGAATTGGTTGTGCCCTATTCAGCAGCTTGGCAAGAAATTGTTAAGCATTTTGGAGAGGACATCCTCACACCTAATGGCTATTTAAAAAGAAAGAGGTTAGGAGAAATTATTTTTAAGTCAGCAGGACAGCGTCGGGTACTAAATGAAATTTTGCATCCACAAATAAAAGAAAGAACTTTACAGTTATTGAGTTTCTATCGGCAAAAAAAAGTGCCTTTGGTTATTTTGGTTGCCCCTTTATTAATTGAGGCAGAAATGATGGATCTGGTTGATGAAATTTGGTTAGTTGCTGTTCCGGAAAAATTACAGTTAAAGCGTTTGCAAGAGAGGGATAACTTGTCGGAAAAGGAGGCTTTAGATAGAATTAGGGCTCAATTACCTTTGAAGGAAAAATTGAAATATGCTGCTCAAGTTATTGATAATAGTGGTACGGAATCGGAAACACGGCAGAAGGTATTAACTCTTTGGAAAAAAACTATTAAACAGGTATAG